From a region of the Erythrobacter neustonensis genome:
- a CDS encoding YgfZ/GcvT domain-containing protein, producing the protein MTATLLSARALVRLAPLDAGEDVGAFLQGLVTNDVACPLPCYAALLSPQGKHLFDFLVWGDAGGLLIDCEAEQVDALVKRLSMYRLRRKIAITREDTLGVHWSIAEQPGAVPDPRLAQLGWRWIGAREGDSADSAWTAHRLSLGVPEGRGEMGDILWLETNAVELSGVSFTKGCYVGQENTARMNWRQKVNRRLVVVPLDRSDEARRVAAHPDLGLAVDHLRVENLDPARLPVWQAAGLAGAGD; encoded by the coding sequence ATGACTGCAACCCTCCTTTCCGCCCGCGCGCTGGTGCGCCTTGCCCCGCTCGATGCTGGCGAGGATGTCGGCGCCTTCCTCCAAGGCCTCGTCACCAATGATGTCGCATGCCCCCTGCCCTGCTATGCCGCGCTGCTGTCACCGCAGGGCAAGCACCTTTTCGATTTTCTGGTGTGGGGCGATGCCGGCGGGTTGCTGATCGATTGCGAGGCCGAGCAGGTCGATGCGCTGGTTAAGCGATTGTCGATGTATCGTCTGCGCCGCAAGATCGCGATCACCCGCGAAGATACGCTCGGTGTGCATTGGAGCATCGCCGAACAACCAGGCGCGGTGCCCGATCCGCGTCTGGCACAGCTCGGCTGGCGCTGGATCGGCGCGCGCGAAGGCGACAGCGCGGATTCCGCATGGACCGCGCACCGCCTCTCGCTCGGCGTGCCCGAGGGGCGCGGCGAGATGGGCGATATCCTGTGGCTTGAAACCAATGCGGTCGAGCTTTCGGGGGTGAGCTTCACCAAGGGCTGCTACGTCGGGCAGGAAAACACCGCGCGGATGAACTGGCGCCAGAAGGTCAACCGCCGGCTGGTGGTCGTGCCGCTTGACCGGTCGGACGAGGCGCGGCGCGTGGCCGCTCATCCCGACCTCGGGCTTGCGGTCGATCACCTGCGCGTCGAAAATCTCGACCCTGCAAGGCTGCCCGTATGGCAGGCTGCGGGGCTGGCCGGCGCCGGCGACTAA
- the pyrC gene encoding dihydroorotase, translating to MSDRITIRRPDDWHLHFRDGDVMRDVVPYTARQFARAIVMPNLTPPVTTTALAAAYRDRIRAAVPAGVSFEPLMVCYLTDTTDADDLARGAAQGVFTSAKIYPANATTNSAAGVSSIEGLYPVLARMEAEDIVLCIHGEVTDHDVDVFDREKAFIDRHLRAIVEAFPKLRVVFEHITTADAVDFVLAAGPNVAATITPQHLHINRNAMLVGGIQPHNYCLPVAKREEHRLALRKAATGGSAKFFLGTDSAPHLRRAKEAACGCAGIFGAPFALESYLTVFDEEGALDKFEGFASLNGPAFYRLPVNEETVTLERADVAVPQYLAVTGEEIVPWHGGQTLGWKFLG from the coding sequence ATGAGCGACCGCATCACGATCCGCCGCCCCGATGACTGGCACCTGCATTTCCGCGATGGCGATGTGATGCGCGACGTGGTGCCCTATACCGCGCGCCAGTTTGCCCGCGCGATCGTGATGCCCAATCTTACCCCGCCGGTGACGACCACCGCGCTCGCCGCCGCCTATCGCGACCGTATCCGTGCCGCCGTGCCAGCGGGCGTCAGCTTCGAGCCGCTGATGGTCTGCTATCTCACCGACACCACCGATGCCGATGATCTGGCGCGCGGCGCGGCCCAAGGCGTGTTCACCTCTGCCAAGATCTATCCCGCCAACGCCACCACCAATTCGGCGGCGGGCGTTTCGAGCATCGAGGGCCTTTATCCGGTGCTCGCGCGGATGGAGGCGGAGGACATCGTGCTGTGCATCCACGGCGAGGTGACCGACCACGATGTCGACGTGTTCGACCGCGAAAAAGCGTTCATCGACCGGCACTTGCGCGCGATTGTCGAGGCCTTCCCGAAGCTTCGCGTGGTGTTCGAACATATCACCACCGCCGATGCGGTGGACTTCGTGCTGGCAGCCGGGCCGAATGTCGCCGCGACGATCACCCCGCAGCACCTCCACATCAACCGCAACGCGATGCTGGTCGGCGGGATCCAGCCGCACAATTACTGCCTGCCCGTGGCCAAGCGCGAGGAGCACCGGCTGGCGCTGCGCAAGGCGGCGACGGGCGGGAGCGCCAAGTTCTTTCTCGGCACCGATTCGGCCCCGCATCTGCGCCGCGCGAAAGAGGCCGCGTGCGGCTGCGCCGGCATCTTCGGCGCGCCCTTTGCGCTCGAATCCTATCTCACCGTGTTCGACGAGGAAGGCGCGCTGGATAAGTTCGAAGGCTTTGCCTCGCTAAACGGCCCGGCGTTCTACCGGCTGCCGGTGAACGAAGAGACTGTGACGCTCGAACGCGCAGACGTGGCGGTGCCGCAATATCTCGCCGTGACAGGCGAGGAGATCGTGCCCTGGCATGGCGGGCAGACGCTGGGGTGGAAGTTCCTAGGCTGA
- a CDS encoding alpha/beta fold hydrolase translates to MAATYEDRYWTSSDGLTLHYRNYPGPDGGDKLPVLCMHGLTRNARDFAALAEVLAATRRVIVTEMRGRGMSDYAPDSDTYSPLTYVQDVEALLAGEGIDRFAVVGTSMGGLMAMLMAAAKPGRISALVMNDIGPEVDAAGLARISGYVGQGRSYPTWVHAARGLCEAHGAAFPDYDLDQWLDLAKRTMVVSQNGRIVFDYDMAIAEPFAKPGNAAPPDLWRAFAALAGVPVLLVRGELSDLLSEATVRQMGVVNPAMRTVTVPRVGHAPTLDEPEVRPAILDLFAGAE, encoded by the coding sequence ATGGCCGCGACGTACGAAGACCGTTACTGGACCAGCAGCGATGGGCTGACCTTGCATTACCGCAATTATCCCGGCCCCGACGGCGGCGACAAGCTGCCGGTGCTGTGCATGCACGGCCTCACCCGCAACGCCCGCGATTTTGCAGCGTTGGCCGAGGTGCTCGCCGCCACCCGCCGCGTGATCGTGACCGAGATGCGCGGCCGCGGGATGAGCGATTACGCTCCCGATTCCGATACCTATTCGCCGCTGACCTATGTTCAGGATGTCGAAGCGCTGCTGGCCGGCGAGGGGATTGATCGCTTTGCCGTGGTCGGCACCTCGATGGGCGGGCTGATGGCGATGCTGATGGCGGCGGCCAAGCCCGGCCGGATCAGCGCGCTGGTGATGAACGATATCGGCCCCGAGGTCGACGCTGCGGGCCTTGCGCGCATTTCGGGCTATGTCGGGCAGGGCCGCAGCTATCCCACTTGGGTCCACGCCGCGCGCGGATTGTGCGAGGCGCACGGCGCGGCCTTCCCCGATTACGACCTCGACCAGTGGCTCGACCTTGCCAAGCGCACGATGGTGGTCAGCCAGAACGGGCGGATCGTGTTCGATTACGACATGGCGATCGCCGAACCCTTCGCCAAACCCGGCAACGCCGCGCCGCCCGATCTGTGGCGCGCCTTTGCCGCGCTGGCAGGCGTGCCGGTGCTGCTGGTGCGCGGCGAATTGTCCGATCTGTTGAGCGAGGCGACCGTGCGCCAGATGGGCGTGGTCAACCCCGCGATGCGCACCGTCACCGTGCCGCGCGTGGGCCATGCCCCGACGCTTGACGAGCCCGAGGTGCGGCCCGCGATCCTCGATCTCTTCGCCGGGGCCGAGTGA
- a CDS encoding TetR/AcrR family transcriptional regulator, translating to MVARKRLTPEESRNSALEAARSLLIETGPQSVTLKAVSARIGRTHANLLHHFGSASGLQKALAEHLARTVCETIIDAVRASRAGLGSAREVVDLAFDAFDREGAGALTSWMLLTGNEDALDPIISTIHDLVDELAPEEASHGVAPLRIHGDTLSLVLMALGDALIGGALAKSLGLPRDSARERATAMLEASLGEHQLG from the coding sequence ATGGTCGCCCGCAAACGGCTAACGCCCGAAGAATCCCGCAACAGCGCGCTTGAAGCGGCGCGCAGCCTGCTTATCGAAACGGGGCCGCAATCGGTCACGCTCAAGGCGGTGTCGGCGCGGATCGGGCGCACGCATGCCAACCTGCTTCACCATTTCGGTTCGGCTTCGGGGTTGCAGAAGGCGCTGGCCGAACATCTCGCCCGCACGGTGTGCGAAACGATCATTGATGCCGTGCGCGCCAGTCGCGCAGGGCTGGGATCGGCGCGCGAAGTGGTGGATCTGGCCTTCGATGCCTTCGACCGCGAAGGGGCGGGCGCGCTCACCAGCTGGATGCTGCTGACCGGGAACGAGGATGCGCTCGACCCGATCATTTCGACCATCCACGATCTGGTCGACGAGCTCGCGCCCGAAGAAGCCAGCCACGGGGTCGCGCCGCTGCGGATCCACGGCGATACGCTGTCGCTGGTGCTGATGGCGCTGGGGGATGCGCTGATCGGCGGGGCGCTTGCAAAATCGCTCGGTTTGCCGCGCGATTCGGCGCGCGAGCGGGCGACTGCGATGCTTGAAGCGAGCCTCGGCGAACACCAGCTGGGTTAG
- a CDS encoding glycosyltransferase family 4 protein, with protein MTSIAAAAQPPRVLHCHSTFSPGGKEVRCARLMNGWGGRLSHTIVSAEPAALGAAALIAADVPVAYPVDFPPLKGRPTPARLLRIARAMRGFDLVCTYNWGAMDAVMAHRLFARALGLAPLIHHEDGFNEDEAAGLKRSRNLYRRAALGGGARLIVPSQVLESIARDVWHQPPARLHRIANGIDTAAFAAPADPHALPIRKGPGTRWVGTLAGLRAVKRLPDLVAAFAQMPPEWELVICGEGPERAAILAAAQACGLSGRVHLPGNVDPARVVGLFDIFALSSASEQFPLSVVEAMAAGLPVAAPDVGDIRTILPQPNAALITPAGDVEKLGASLARLASDAELRARAGAANRDRARSQFDSAAMRAAYEAVYAGAMGRGF; from the coding sequence GTGACCAGCATCGCCGCCGCAGCCCAGCCGCCGCGCGTGCTGCACTGCCATTCGACCTTTTCGCCCGGCGGCAAGGAAGTGCGCTGCGCCCGGCTGATGAACGGCTGGGGCGGGCGATTATCGCATACGATCGTGTCGGCAGAGCCCGCCGCTCTGGGCGCCGCCGCGCTGATCGCGGCGGACGTGCCGGTTGCCTATCCGGTGGATTTCCCCCCGCTCAAGGGTCGCCCCACGCCCGCCCGCCTGCTGCGGATCGCGCGCGCGATGCGGGGGTTCGATCTCGTCTGCACCTACAACTGGGGCGCGATGGACGCGGTGATGGCGCACCGCCTGTTCGCCCGCGCGCTCGGTCTAGCGCCGCTAATCCACCACGAGGACGGCTTCAACGAGGACGAAGCGGCGGGTCTGAAACGCAGCCGCAACCTTTATCGCCGCGCCGCGCTTGGCGGCGGGGCGCGGTTGATCGTGCCCTCGCAGGTGCTTGAGAGCATCGCGCGCGATGTCTGGCATCAGCCGCCCGCCCGATTGCACCGGATCGCCAACGGGATCGACACCGCCGCCTTTGCCGCGCCCGCCGATCCGCACGCGTTGCCGATCCGCAAGGGGCCGGGCACGCGCTGGGTCGGCACGCTGGCGGGCCTGCGCGCGGTCAAGCGGTTGCCCGATCTTGTCGCGGCCTTTGCGCAGATGCCGCCCGAATGGGAACTGGTGATCTGCGGCGAGGGGCCGGAGCGCGCCGCGATCCTTGCCGCGGCGCAAGCCTGCGGGCTGTCGGGCCGGGTGCATCTGCCCGGCAATGTCGATCCGGCCCGGGTGGTCGGCCTGTTCGATATCTTCGCGCTGTCCTCCGCTTCCGAGCAATTCCCGCTTTCGGTGGTCGAGGCGATGGCAGCAGGATTGCCCGTTGCCGCGCCCGATGTGGGGGATATCCGCACGATCCTGCCGCAACCCAACGCCGCGCTGATTACGCCTGCGGGCGATGTGGAAAAGCTGGGCGCATCGCTGGCCCGGCTGGCGAGCGATGCCGAGTTGCGCGCCCGCGCAGGCGCAGCCAATCGCGACCGTGCGCGCAGCCAATTCGATAGTGCAGCGATGCGCGCCGCCTACGAAGCAGTCTATGCCGGGGCGATGGGACGCGGGTTCTGA
- the astD gene encoding succinylglutamate-semialdehyde dehydrogenase, giving the protein MWRGPVSDIDAAVAAARRAWAPWAGRALTERIEVLRAFSNTVRRDGDMLADLIAREAGKPLWEARTEVDAVVAKVDIAVGAYAERTGKKKLDAGVGASAALRHKPHGVMAVLGPYNFPAHLPNGHIVPALLAGNAVVFKPSEKTPATGEALIAALHRAGVPEDVAQCVIGGPEEGRALVAHPGIDGVLFTGSAQAGIAINRKLAANPGKIVALEMGGNNPIVVIDTPKLADAAALIVQSAFATAGQRCTAARRLIVVESVYDALMAELVPLARKLMVGHPLGEPQPFMGPVIDNDTADRLMESFVALLTAGGRPLLHMRRTMPDLPFLSPGIIDVSDVPERPDIELFGPLLQVIRVPDFDSAIAEANNTRFGLSASLIGGSPDDYGRFWANIRAGIINWNAPTNGASSKAPFGGIGLSGNHRPAAYYAADYCAYPVASTEMDQPRANVMVGVRP; this is encoded by the coding sequence ATGTGGCGCGGCCCGGTCAGCGACATTGATGCAGCGGTGGCGGCGGCGCGCCGCGCCTGGGCGCCGTGGGCGGGCCGCGCGCTGACCGAACGGATCGAGGTGCTGCGCGCCTTTTCCAACACCGTGCGCCGCGATGGCGACATGCTCGCCGATCTGATCGCGCGCGAAGCGGGCAAGCCCTTGTGGGAAGCGCGCACCGAAGTCGACGCGGTGGTCGCCAAGGTCGATATTGCGGTCGGTGCCTATGCCGAACGCACGGGCAAGAAGAAGCTCGACGCCGGCGTGGGCGCAAGCGCCGCGTTGCGGCACAAGCCGCACGGGGTGATGGCGGTGCTTGGCCCCTACAACTTCCCCGCGCACCTGCCCAACGGACACATCGTGCCGGCGCTGCTGGCGGGCAATGCGGTGGTGTTCAAGCCTTCGGAAAAAACCCCGGCGACTGGCGAAGCGCTGATCGCCGCGCTGCACCGTGCCGGCGTGCCCGAGGATGTGGCGCAATGCGTGATCGGTGGGCCCGAGGAAGGCCGCGCGCTGGTCGCGCATCCGGGCATCGACGGGGTGCTGTTCACCGGGTCGGCGCAGGCCGGGATCGCGATCAACCGCAAGCTTGCTGCCAATCCGGGCAAGATCGTCGCGCTTGAAATGGGCGGCAACAATCCGATCGTGGTGATCGACACGCCCAAGCTCGCCGATGCCGCCGCGCTGATCGTGCAAAGCGCCTTTGCCACCGCCGGACAGCGCTGCACCGCGGCGCGGCGGCTGATCGTGGTCGAAAGCGTCTATGATGCGCTGATGGCCGAGCTGGTGCCGCTGGCGCGCAAGCTGATGGTCGGCCACCCGCTGGGCGAACCGCAGCCCTTCATGGGGCCGGTGATCGACAACGACACTGCCGACCGCTTGATGGAAAGCTTCGTCGCGCTGCTCACAGCAGGCGGGCGGCCGCTGCTGCACATGCGCCGCACCATGCCCGATCTACCCTTCCTCAGCCCCGGGATCATCGATGTCAGCGACGTGCCCGAACGCCCCGATATCGAACTGTTCGGCCCGCTGCTGCAGGTGATCCGCGTCCCCGATTTCGACAGCGCGATTGCCGAGGCGAACAACACGCGCTTTGGCCTTTCGGCGTCGCTGATCGGCGGCAGCCCGGATGATTACGGGCGGTTCTGGGCCAATATCCGCGCCGGGATCATCAACTGGAATGCGCCCACCAACGGCGCATCGTCGAAGGCCCCGTTCGGCGGGATCGGGTTGTCGGGCAATCACCGTCCCGCGGCCTATTACGCCGCGGATTACTGCGCCTACCCGGTCGCCAGCACCGAAATGGACCAGCCGCGCGCCAACGTGATGGTGGGCGTGCGCCCCTGA
- the rarD gene encoding EamA family transporter RarD, producing MTSPAPSAASQSAKPSGLAPALGAYLIWGFLPLYLMLVKSVPPFEFVAWRIIWTLPLCLLIVAFRRQFGELLGALKSPRSLLALLASSVLIAVNWFVYIWAIMAGEVYATSIGYYLNPLVNVLLGTLVLGEKLSRRQWIAVAIAAVAVALLAAGALTSLWISLCLGVSFALYGLVRKQVQVGSLPGLTIESAILLPVAGGIALWYAASPAGSAFGQDAGLSALIVFSGVVTAVPLLLFAIAARRMDYSTLGFLQYIAPTIVFFLGLFVFEQPLAPVKLISFVLIWIAVAIFASDLWAKRKAASA from the coding sequence ATGACCAGCCCCGCACCCTCCGCCGCCTCTCAGTCAGCCAAGCCATCGGGCCTTGCGCCGGCGCTGGGCGCCTACCTCATCTGGGGGTTCCTGCCGCTTTACCTGATGCTGGTCAAAAGCGTGCCGCCGTTCGAATTCGTCGCCTGGCGGATCATCTGGACACTGCCGCTGTGCCTGTTGATCGTCGCCTTCCGCCGCCAGTTCGGCGAATTGCTGGGCGCGCTGAAAAGCCCGCGCAGCCTGTTGGCGCTGCTCGCCAGTTCGGTGCTGATCGCGGTCAACTGGTTCGTCTATATCTGGGCGATCATGGCGGGCGAGGTCTATGCGACCTCGATCGGCTATTATCTCAACCCGCTGGTCAATGTCCTGCTCGGCACGCTGGTGCTGGGCGAGAAATTGTCGCGCCGGCAATGGATCGCTGTCGCTATCGCGGCTGTCGCAGTCGCATTGCTGGCCGCGGGCGCGCTCACCAGCCTGTGGATCAGCCTGTGCCTGGGTGTCAGCTTTGCGCTCTATGGTCTTGTGCGCAAACAGGTTCAGGTGGGCTCGCTCCCCGGCCTGACGATCGAAAGCGCGATTCTGCTCCCCGTCGCGGGGGGAATCGCACTGTGGTATGCGGCAAGCCCCGCCGGTTCGGCCTTCGGGCAGGATGCGGGCCTGAGCGCGTTGATCGTGTTCTCGGGCGTAGTCACCGCGGTGCCGCTGCTGCTCTTCGCGATTGCGGCGCGGCGGATGGATTATTCGACGCTGGGCTTCCTGCAATATATCGCACCCACGATCGTGTTCTTCCTCGGCCTGTTCGTGTTCGAACAGCCGCTTGCGCCGGTCAAACTCATCAGCTTCGTGCTGATCTGGATCGCGGTGGCGATTTTCGCCTCGGATCTGTGGGCCAAGCGCAAAGCGGCGTCAGCCTAG
- a CDS encoding protein adenylyltransferase SelO has product MTQPMQHRDQPVTYRPDPAIAMLADWLGDPVAPADFPETQLRWRNDRAAASVGLQSLSDTEWTAHFGRFAPLEGNLPRPLALRYHGHQFRVYNPEIGDGRGFLFAQMRGSDGRLLDLGTKGSGQTPWSRSGDGRLTLKGAVREILATEMLEALGVNTSKTFSVIETGEALHRGDEPSPTRSAVLTRLSHSHIRFGTFQRLLAIEAADEMAALIDYCLAHFPAPPPPEDAPDRDNPAIRLIHAVVERMADLAASYMVAGFVHGVLNTDNMNVTGESFDYGPWRWLPAWDPGFTAAYFDHAGLYAFGRQPEALHWNCGQLAVALRMHAETAPLVAALERFGPLYMENVARRWCWRLGVESRGLEADTQFVAACEAQMRETGAQPDAFFFAHRGGRGAASGALGEALAQYTPAPSDHPYWSDAAPQSMLINEVEAIWAAIAERDDWAPLHAKVTALRRMGEAHGAAPLPAGHS; this is encoded by the coding sequence ATGACCCAGCCCATGCAACATCGCGATCAACCTGTCACCTATCGCCCCGATCCGGCGATCGCGATGCTGGCGGACTGGCTGGGCGATCCGGTGGCGCCGGCCGATTTTCCCGAAACACAGCTACGCTGGCGCAATGATCGCGCGGCGGCAAGCGTGGGGCTTCAAAGCTTGTCGGACACTGAATGGACGGCGCATTTCGGGCGCTTTGCCCCGCTTGAAGGCAACTTGCCCCGGCCGCTCGCGCTCAGATACCACGGCCACCAGTTCCGCGTGTACAACCCCGAGATCGGCGACGGGCGCGGGTTCCTGTTTGCGCAAATGCGAGGCAGCGATGGCCGGCTGCTGGATCTTGGCACCAAGGGTTCGGGCCAGACCCCGTGGAGCCGCAGCGGCGATGGGCGGTTGACGCTGAAAGGCGCAGTGCGCGAAATTCTTGCAACCGAAATGCTCGAAGCTTTGGGCGTGAACACCTCGAAAACCTTCAGCGTGATCGAGACCGGCGAGGCCTTGCATCGCGGGGACGAGCCTTCGCCGACGCGTTCGGCGGTGCTCACCCGGCTGTCGCATTCGCACATCCGCTTCGGCACGTTTCAGCGCTTGCTCGCGATCGAGGCGGCGGACGAGATGGCGGCGCTGATCGACTATTGCCTAGCGCACTTCCCCGCCCCGCCCCCGCCCGAAGACGCGCCCGACCGCGACAACCCCGCGATCCGGTTGATCCATGCCGTGGTCGAACGCATGGCGGACCTTGCCGCAAGCTACATGGTGGCAGGTTTTGTTCACGGGGTGCTCAACACCGACAACATGAACGTGACCGGCGAAAGCTTCGACTATGGCCCGTGGCGCTGGCTGCCCGCGTGGGACCCGGGCTTTACCGCGGCCTATTTCGACCATGCGGGGCTTTATGCGTTTGGCCGCCAGCCCGAGGCGCTGCACTGGAATTGCGGGCAGTTGGCCGTCGCGCTCAGGATGCACGCCGAGACCGCACCGCTGGTGGCCGCGCTCGAACGGTTCGGGCCGCTTTACATGGAAAATGTCGCGCGGCGGTGGTGCTGGCGGCTGGGGGTGGAAAGCCGCGGGCTCGAGGCCGACACGCAGTTCGTCGCCGCGTGCGAGGCGCAGATGCGCGAGACGGGCGCTCAGCCCGACGCGTTCTTTTTCGCACACCGCGGCGGCCGCGGCGCGGCATCGGGCGCGCTGGGCGAAGCGCTGGCGCAATATACCCCGGCACCGTCCGATCACCCCTATTGGTCGGACGCGGCCCCGCAATCGATGCTGATCAACGAGGTCGAAGCGATCTGGGCCGCGATTGCCGAACGCGACGATTGGGCGCCGCTCCACGCCAAGGTCACGGCCCTGCGCCGCATGGGCGAAGCGCACGGCGCAGCGCCGCTGCCTGCGGGCCATTCCTGA